The DNA region GAACATGATCGGCTCCATGTGAAAGGCAGTCAGCAACCCATTCACCGGACCGCTAAGCGAGAATAATTCGATAATGACACCGCCGAGAACCGTCCAGGATAGGAAGAATGGCAGAAAAATAGCGGATTGCACAAACCGGGAAAACCACTTTCGGGTGACCTCGTTAAGCAGCAGGGCAAGTATTAGCGGCACAAGCAGATGCAGGACCATCTTAAATAAGGAAATGACAAGCGTATTCCACATGACCTGCTTGAAATCCGGCAGCCCGAACACGTACTGAAAATTTTCAAATCCAACGAATTCGGAGTGAAAAAAGCCGGACAGCGGCTCAAATTGTTGAAACGCCATAACCAGGCCTACCATCGGCCCATAGGCGTATATCAGTGTCACAATAACACCGGGCAGCAACATCAAGTGGAGCAAATATTCTTTTTTCAGCGTTCTCACAGCTGGACCTCCCGGACATTTCAGGATATGGCAACGAAAGCATGATAAATTTGTAAAACGGGGGGAGGCGCCGGTAACCGGCAGCGCTTCCTCCCCGTCTTTAAAATGGCTATTTTACGGCTTGCTGGCTGTACCAATTGTTGACCTCTTGCGTAATTTCGTCGCCGCCGAGCGACTTCCAGCTGGCAACAAACTTATCGAACTCATCCACGGAAGACCCCATAATAATTTTGGTGAAGGTCTCCTGCATAAGCTTATCCAGCTGGGCCCCCTTCTCCACCTGCGTGGCCGTTGGAAGACCATAGAACTCATGGTTGACAAACGCCTGGTTTTCTTTGATTTGGCGGGTCAAGCCCCAGCCCCCGTCCTTCGCTGCGCGGCTGAAATATTGTCCCCAATTCACGCCTTTGCTCGCGTTTGACGTATCGCCTGCCAAGTAATCCTTGGTGGCTTTGAAGACGTCGGCGACGTTCTTGTAATTTTCATCATCCAGCGTAATTTCCGTCTGATTCGCTTCGAGCGCTTTGTTCACTTCGGTATAAATCGTTTCGATCTGGGCAGGGTTGTAGATCCGCGGACTGAACCAGTTGTATACATAGCCCTTCTCCGCCTGGTTCTGATTCAAATACTCCTTATTTCCCATTTCAATATAAAAATTGATCATTTTAATAGCAGCTTCAGGGTTCTTCATCTTCTTATTGACCGCATAGACCTTGTCACCCCGGATTTTAGGCACCAGCGATTTGCCCGGACCGTCTAAGCCAGGAATTTGAATGGCGATCCAGTCTGCGTTTGGATCTTTATCCACATTCAGGTTCAGCGGCCAGTTCGGATACCACCATTCCCCGTAGGAAATGCCGACTTTGCCTGCTGTGATGTCTTCGACCGCTTTGTTCTCATCCTTGAGCGCGAACTCTTTATCCAGGATGCCTTCTTTGTACCAGGATTGCAGCTTGCCAAGCGCTGTCTTTACTTCCGGCTGGATCAGACCCGGAAGCAGCTTCCCGCTGCCGTCTTGAATCCAGGCCGTTTGACCGTCGCCCATGGACGGATAAGCCCCAAATCCGTTAAAGAACCCCCTTGCGTCAAAGCCCCAGAAGAACAAATTCTTTTGCAGCACGACTCCGTAGGTGTCGTTCTTACCGTTTTGATCCGGATCCTGCTGGACAAATGCTTTGGCGACCATTTCCAGCTCGTCCATGGTTTTAGGAGGTTCAAGCTTCAGGTTGTCGAGCCAGTCCTTGCGAATCCAGAGCAGCTGCGTCGATAAGAAAGGGTCCTCAAAAGCCGGGATTCCTAACTGTTTGCCGTCCTGGGAATAGGTCTTCATCGCGAAACCGCCGTCAGACTCCATATACTTCTTTAATGTCGGCGATGCGTAATCGTTGTAGGCTTCGGTCAGATCGGCAAGCATCCCCTGTTTCTTCAGCTTTTCGAAATTTTTACCGTCCAGCTCCAAAATATCCGGCAGGTCGCCGGAAGCCAAGGCAAGCGAAAACTTTTGACTAAACTGGCTGGATGGGACCGTCCATTTGTATTTCACTTCAATGTTCAGCATTTCTTTCAAATCTTTAAGATAAGCATTCTGCTCAGGCGTAATGCCCTTCGGCGTCCGGGGATCTTCCGGCGGATTAAAGCCCATTACCTCCGTTACGGTTACCGTCTCGGGATATTTCCCCAACGGATCAGGCGGAGCTGCCGTACCGCCCTCTTCTTTGGCCGCGGCTTGCGGCTGGTTACCTGCGGGCTCTTTTCCTTGCCCTGAACAAGCAGATATGACAAATAGCGACAACGCGGCAAGCAAAATCATTTTCCATGGCTTGATTCTCTTCATGTCGATGGCTTTCCCCCTTCGGATCGTTTGTAGGCTGTCTTGCTCTTTACTTCTTGGGTCCAATTATAATTGCCGGAAGAAAGCGCTATCAATTTCAAGTTTTTTACATGGCTTTCGATTTATTTACTTATTTCAACGTTGTCGGTTAACCGGACCCGTCAGCTGCGGAATTCCTGAGGCGACATGCCCATCTTTCGCTTAAAAAACGTCGTGAAGTACGAATGCGAATCGAAACCGACCCGGGCAGCGATCTCCTGGAGCTTTAAGTCCGTATTCCGCATATAGTCGATGGCTGCTTCGAGGCGCTTGCCCTGGATATAGTCGTTCAAATTCTGACCCGTCAGCTGCTTGTAATAGCGGGACAAGTAGGATGGATTAAAATGCACCTCCTGCGCGATCGCCGTCAAGGAGACATCCCCGGCCAAATGCTCCTGTATGTATTTATGAATCTGGGTAATAACCAGTGATTTCATATCACTCTCGCGGTTGTTCTCTTGTCCGTCCGTGCTCCCAACCGGTCTGCCGACTTTTGCGATGTCGGTGATCACCATGCTTTGCCCCAATGCTTGCTTTTGCTTCAGGACCATCCGCAGTGTTTCATACTGCTCCCAGATCGTGTGCCATCCTTCTCTCAGGTTTCCGGAGATTCCGAAGGATACCGGCACCCCGAGCAGTTCGGCGCATTCATTTTGCACGGACTCGAGTATCCCTATCA from Paenibacillus ihbetae includes:
- a CDS encoding ABC transporter permease: MRTLKKEYLLHLMLLPGVIVTLIYAYGPMVGLVMAFQQFEPLSGFFHSEFVGFENFQYVFGLPDFKQVMWNTLVISLFKMVLHLLVPLILALLLNEVTRKWFSRFVQSAIFLPFFLSWTVLGGVIIELFSLSGPVNGLLTAFHMEPIMFMLDNDWFRGIIIGSDVWKGMGYNMIVMLAAIAGINANLYEAAEVDGAGKWKQMLHITLPGMAPIVILLAVLSLGGILNAGFEQILIMYNPTVYEGSDIIDTFVYRLGMFSQQFGPAAAVGLFKSVISLVLVSVTYYAAYKYNNYRIF
- a CDS encoding extracellular solute-binding protein, with product MKRIKPWKMILLAALSLFVISACSGQGKEPAGNQPQAAAKEEGGTAAPPDPLGKYPETVTVTEVMGFNPPEDPRTPKGITPEQNAYLKDLKEMLNIEVKYKWTVPSSQFSQKFSLALASGDLPDILELDGKNFEKLKKQGMLADLTEAYNDYASPTLKKYMESDGGFAMKTYSQDGKQLGIPAFEDPFLSTQLLWIRKDWLDNLKLEPPKTMDELEMVAKAFVQQDPDQNGKNDTYGVVLQKNLFFWGFDARGFFNGFGAYPSMGDGQTAWIQDGSGKLLPGLIQPEVKTALGKLQSWYKEGILDKEFALKDENKAVEDITAGKVGISYGEWWYPNWPLNLNVDKDPNADWIAIQIPGLDGPGKSLVPKIRGDKVYAVNKKMKNPEAAIKMINFYIEMGNKEYLNQNQAEKGYVYNWFSPRIYNPAQIETIYTEVNKALEANQTEITLDDENYKNVADVFKATKDYLAGDTSNASKGVNWGQYFSRAAKDGGWGLTRQIKENQAFVNHEFYGLPTATQVEKGAQLDKLMQETFTKIIMGSSVDEFDKFVASWKSLGGDEITQEVNNWYSQQAVK